ATGATCTGTTCCTATAGCATCCACATACCCTTTTCTAATGGCATTTATAATATAATCTACATCTTCAGCCTCTCTTATTGGCGGATTAACTTTGTATAAATTTTCCCCGGTTAAAGCTATATGATGTGGTGTTACTTCACAGGTTATATTAAAACCTTCTTTTTTAGCTTCAATAATGTCTTTCATAGCTTCTTTTGTACTAACATGAGATAGATGCAAATGACATCCAGTAAATTTAGCCAGTGTAATATCTCTTTCTGTCATCATATTTTCTGACAATCTTGTACTTATAGGAGTAATTTCTTCATCCTCTGCATGGGACATGACCACAAAATTTCTCTTATTTGCTACAACCATAGCATCATGCATTATCCTGTCGCTGTTTACACCTTTTCCATCATCAGATATGCACTTTACAGAATCATCAATTTTTTCAAGATGGCTTATATCTTTACCTTGAAGATCTCTGGTAATACTAACAGTTTGATATGCATCCACAAGACCTATCTCTTTGGCTTTATTTACAACATAATTTACTGTTCTCATATCACTGCATACAGGCTTAGTGTTTCCCATAAGATTTACAGTAGTGTATCCACCTCTTACTGCCGCTCTACTTCCTGTTTTTATATCCTCTTTGTATTCTAATCCCGGATCTCTAAAATGGCTGTGCAAATCTACAAAGGCAGGTGTAACTACATATCCCTTTGCATCAAGAATATCACAATCTTTTTGTAAATTATAGCCTATTTCTTCTATAATTCCATTATTAATATATATATCACCAACAAAATCTGAGGTATAATCTATAACTCTTCCGTTCTTTACTAACAGTTCCATTTTTTTCGCTCCTTATATCACATTTTGAAGCAAGTTCTTAATTCAGGTGGGGATTCTTTTACCCCATCTGAATTTTAGAACTGCGAATGCATGGCTTACTTGGCGTTGAACTCCCACTTGAAGAAGGGGGAGACTTACGCCAAGTTAGTCAGGTTAAAAGAAAATCTTTATTAAATATATAAGCTATTTTGTTAATTATTTTTATTTTATATACTCTATATTGTCTCTATTTCATCACAATACTCACATCTGTATTCCCCTTTTTCTTTATCTACCAAATGAAATATATGAGGAACATACTTTTCAACAGAAGTTATACACCTTGGATTTTTACACTTAATTACATTTTCAACTCTTTCCGGTAAACTGAGCTTTTTCTTTTCCTTGATTTTTTCGTCCTCTATTATATTAACCGTAATATTAGGATCTAAGAGACCAAGCATTTTAAAATCTAAATCTATTACATTTTCAATTTTAATAATGTCTTTTTTCTTATCTTTTGTACTATTTACATTCATAATCAAAGCTGTAGGAAAGTCCGCATCTAGTAAATTCAGATAATTATAAATCTTTATTCCATGACCTGCTTTTATGTGATCTATAACTATGCCATTTTTTATACTATTTATAGTAATCAATTAGCACACCCCCAAAAGCTTAGCTATTAACGCCATTCTTACATACATACCAAATTTCGCCTGTATAAAATAACAAGCTCTTTTATCTTCATCTACTTCATAATCTATTTCATTAACTCTAGGAAGAGGATGCAGTATTATCATATCATCTTTTGCATTATCAAGTTTTTGCCTATCCAATATATAACTGTCTTTTAACCTTATATAATCTTCTTCATTAAAAAATCTCTCTCTTTGAACTCTTGTCATATAAAGTATGTCTAATCCATCTATTACATCTTCCAAATTTTCTGCTTCCACATATTCTATATTGTTTTTTTCAAGTATTTCTTTTTTTATGTACTCTGGTATTGTTAACTCTTTAGGAGAAATTAATACAAGTCTATTATTTTCATATCTAGATATTGCCTTTATAAGAGAGTGAACTGTTCTTCCAAATTTCAAGTCACCACATATACCAATGGTAAAATTTGAAAGACTTCCTTTCATTTTTCTTATAGTTAAAAGATCTGTCAGTGTCTGAGTTGGATGTTGATGTCCTCCATCACCTGCATTTATCACAGGAATCTCTGAATACATGGAGGCTATTTTAGGTGCTCCTTCTTTTGAATGCCTCATAGCAGTTATGTCCGCATAGCAAGATACTATTCTGATAGTATCTGCTACAGTTTCTCCTTTTGACACGGAACTGGAATTAGGCTCTGAAAAACCAACCACC
This genomic window from Clostridium pasteurianum DSM 525 = ATCC 6013 contains:
- a CDS encoding dihydroorotase, with product MELLVKNGRVIDYTSDFVGDIYINNGIIEEIGYNLQKDCDILDAKGYVVTPAFVDLHSHFRDPGLEYKEDIKTGSRAAVRGGYTTVNLMGNTKPVCSDMRTVNYVVNKAKEIGLVDAYQTVSITRDLQGKDISHLEKIDDSVKCISDDGKGVNSDRIMHDAMVVANKRNFVVMSHAEDEEITPISTRLSENMMTERDITLAKFTGCHLHLSHVSTKEAMKDIIEAKKEGFNITCEVTPHHIALTGENLYKVNPPIREAEDVDYIINAIRKGYVDAIGTDHAPHSKEDKEKGACGISGIETSFSVCYTKLVKEGNLTINKLSEIMSKNPADILNINKGKISIGYEGDLAIIDLDNKYTVDSQKFHSKGKNTPFNGMELYGTVIKTIRAGKIVFQNM
- a CDS encoding aspartate carbamoyltransferase regulatory subunit; protein product: MITINSIKNGIVIDHIKAGHGIKIYNYLNLLDADFPTALIMNVNSTKDKKKDIIKIENVIDLDFKMLGLLDPNITVNIIEDEKIKEKKKLSLPERVENVIKCKNPRCITSVEKYVPHIFHLVDKEKGEYRCEYCDEIETI
- the pyrB gene encoding aspartate carbamoyltransferase, translated to MLKGRSLIDPMDFTIEELEEIFSLADNIIENPKEYLHVAEGKILATLFYEPSTRTRFSFEAAMLRLGGQVVGFSEPNSSSVSKGETVADTIRIVSCYADITAMRHSKEGAPKIASMYSEIPVINAGDGGHQHPTQTLTDLLTIRKMKGSLSNFTIGICGDLKFGRTVHSLIKAISRYENNRLVLISPKELTIPEYIKKEILEKNNIEYVEAENLEDVIDGLDILYMTRVQRERFFNEEDYIRLKDSYILDRQKLDNAKDDMIILHPLPRVNEIDYEVDEDKRACYFIQAKFGMYVRMALIAKLLGVC